cacgtgcctggcggccaccaataggcagcgctgacctgccggaaagcatttctcctctttctcaaagctcagtgcaaacgagcctggcggccgccaatacccaGCACtcacctgccggaaagcaatatttggcaagtgtttcttacagtcataattataatatagggcggcacagagttaaattttttaacttttttaatggtggtgtgcctcgtgatttttttcacggaacaagtgtgccgtggcccaaaaaaggttgagaaacactggtctaatccTGTAAGCAGTTCCATCATGTTTCTTCTTCCCGCAGAATCCTTTGAATCAAAAGAACATGTTTCCTCTTGTTCTAATGGGTGTCTGAATCTCCAAGCATCTAGtacatgggtcggcaaactaagtccatgggctggatctggcctgcggacggtccaggaatcgccgCGTGGATTGCCAGCGCAAgcgtgtagcaccttaacagcatcatcttgtAAAATCTTAAAtaattcagctggaatatcatcacttccactggccttgttattagcagtgctttctggcggttccctcgctacgagaagccaagttacagggaagcaggcagagggaatgccctcccactagaggccaagttacagggaagcaggcagagggaatgccctcccactagaggtcaaagagaacaacaattaccagacctttagaaggcatctcaaggcagccctgtttagggaagcttttaatgtttggtggatttctgtattttagtgttttgttggaagccgcccagagtggctgggggaacccggccagatgggcggggtataaataataaattattatttattatttattatttattattctaaggcccatttgacttcactctccaagatgtctggctcaaggtcagcaaccacactatctggggtgtacgagacctccagatctttctggtataattcctctgtgtattcttgccacctcttcttgatgttaGGAcccaacagaagcagaagacatcaagaagaggtggcaagaatacacagaggaattataccagaaagatagaTGATTAGTATAAGATAAATGTATTCTATGTGAAATTAGCTATAGATATAGAGGGAAGATGTACAGTTATTTGGGCGATCTCTTCCCTCTGTTCTTCTCTTCCGTCTTGGAACCTCTTGGtggcagtggggtttttttggggttggggaggtggggagaggtccAGTTGGGAAAAAGGACCACTTCCATCTGTCTTTATTCACCCTAGGGACTCCTGGTGGCAGGTGGAGGCCCGGGGATGGatgagaggggaggggtgggaagtaaAATTAAAGGAGAAATAACAAGAAAGAGGATAGCATAGAAATACAAGCAATTTAGAATAGAACTTTATTTTTATGAGGAATTAAAAATAGAGTTTAGGTTATTGAAAAATGGTAAAAAGTCTGAGACATGAAAACTGCTAAAGAAGATTTTAAATTGAAAATCAGTAAAGGGGGGGgtcgaggaagtccacaagatAATGATTAGCAAAGAAGATGATAAGCATTATgcatttgtatgttgttgttttttaaattgttatgtGGTATATTTTGttctttgtatttgtatttttatattttccccccttttatgtttttttcttcattttctgatTGCTATATTTGTTTTATGCGTGtattattaaaatgaataaaaaaatttgcGGGGAAAGGAAGCAGAGTTAGAGTAATATCATAGGAACAGCAGCATCACTCCCACtgttataattgcaataatggaACCATGAAGACACAGAAACACTGAAAGCACCTCCTTATATGCCAAGGTAATCTTGAAAACCCTCATCTATTCTTTTGATTTATAGATATATTGTGTATAGATATATTTGgtggcaggagaaataaaaggggTGTTTAGTGGCATAAGCAGGAAAGGCTCTGTTCCTAGCTGCACATCTTGCCTGATgagggaagggggcacagggaagaaggggccgtaccagagcatctcaaagcaatgtaAGGAGGAGTCTAATGTGGAAGGAGGTTCAGGCAGGTCCCAAAGCGAGAGTGCTAAGGGTCAACTTCCTCCAActccaccagctgccccaaggcaggagccCCCTCTGGGCCCTGAGGGTGGAAAGCCCCCCTCCACCTTTGCAACTGGACATGATCCGagggcagtgatggtgaaccttttagagaccgagtccCCAAACTTCAACGCAAAACCCACTTAGTTATCACAAAGTACCAATGTGGCAATTCTCCCTGTATATCGATTTTTTTTCTGCTGAtgtaataaaaaatccttcttaAAAGTTATTTGTGGCAACAAAAAAGGACTtttatgaattttaacaaggaaaaatgtaaagtactacacttgggcaaaataaaaaataaaaaatgaaaggcacaaatacaggatgggtgacacctggcttgagagcagtacatgtgaaaaggatctaggagtcttggtagaccacaaacttaacatgagtcagcagtgtgatgcagcagctaaagaagccaatgcaattctgggctgcatcaataggagtatagcatctagatctagggaagtaatagtaccactgtattctgctctggtcagacctcacctggagtactgtgtccagttctgggcaccacagttcaagaaggatactgacaagctggaacgtgtccagaagagggcatcgaaaatggtcaaaggcctggaaacgatgccttatgaggaacggcttagggagctgggtatgtttagcctggagaagagaaggttaaggagtgatatggtagccatgttcaaacttcagagaagcggacatggagcaatggattcaaactacaagaaagaagattccacctcaacattaggaagaacttcctgacagtaagagctgtttggcagtggaatttgctaccaaggagtgtggtggagtctccttctttggaggtctttaagcagaggcttgataggcatatttcaagaatgcttttgatggtgtttcctgctcggcagggggttagactggatggcccttgtggtctcttccaactctatgagtctaggATTCTATACCCCTTTTATTTTTCCTGCCACCAAATacacaatctatatatataaaaaagtaaaaatcgtgaaaatccaggttccacttttctccgtaaccgcttgaccgatcgtcctgaaattttgacacaacaatccaggccactccatgcgcattgttgggggcaaaaatccctcaaagagcacacctgcgcaggtacagacctggttttccaccaagtcaaacagcgccctcaagtggaattcctcccacagtacaccccctcccttcctgtgaaatctaagccacacccacaaaccaaatgacatcatcatcaaccaagcaactgaaatcagcaaggcggccattatcacacccctaggctcctgtcatacgccggtcacggagggggggggcaaacagaatagatcatggatcgggacacgtgggggcagtcacagggattagccacaatgtctgacgtagtcaaataaaaataaaaaaaaatccttccagcagcaccttagttggtctttaaggtgctgctggaaggaatatttttattttgtttcaactgaaaacaggccttttccagcaacaaggtccaatgaatagaaggcagggatacgtaatgggtcagaacagggtgggggggagacacagggattaaacctgccctctccacagtatctcgcctcgactcagggggacactaaggctcagggggatctgaaggggggctattaccctccatttcacatatactatgactgaatgcaaccctctgcgtctttttttaaaaaaaacaacaaccatgcactttctctcccgtttaagtcctcagatatttgcagtgcccaattcaaaccccctcgatttacaatcccctaccttccccttgccacttcctggtttttttatggaactgaacaactcagaacgcaccttctgttgccaggcccttgcagggccagacagaggccggggccaggtagataatgtgaccctgtttttaacccttttgttactttttttcattttactgattgtgaatatgctgacagaggccccctttggatttgGAGGCCtgtgccaagtggcccatatgatccccctcctgtctgggcctgtctgttgctacagggctgtccactctgactgaatctcttcccacattccatacatttaaatggtttctcccccgtgtgagtccgttgatggtttctaaggtgtccactctgactgaagctctttccacactccatgcacttaaatggtttctcccctgtgtgagttcgttgatggttTTTAAGGTTTCCAAtagtagtgaagctctttccacactccagacatttaaatggtttctcccctgtgtgagtccgttgatggtttctaagtattccactctgactgaatctctttccgcactccatgcatttgaatgtttttttaatggcttcttcattatttgcattgaaatgccTCCCCAGATTTCTGGCGGCCTTCTCCATTGTCTTCCTTGGACggtgaagggggggaggaaatcctatttgttttctaggaagaaaacaaaggaatattacacacatcaatcaacacctgctcttattttaacatctcatacattctctcctgccctccatatgttccaattttttaagaaaggcaaatgaaataatgttaGATCATTGTAATGCATCATTGGCCTTTCATAACCCTTAATCAGCGTTAAGGAAGCAGCATTATCTTAGAATACGCTTGAACTGTGGAGTTTACCTTTTTAtaaaaagtggtttcccataggaaagggagctgctctatgtccatgaacctgcccactatTAATCAGGGTCCTAAGTTAAATGAATACAATTTTGTGCACTGGAAGCAACATTTGATAGTGCTTCTAGAACCTGAAAtcattcttaatctgaggtaccactttagataaTGGGGGCTCCCACTGccccgccacacaatttctgttctcaagaACCTTCTACCTGGGAGGAGATGCCAACTGCAAATGCCTCTCTCTGGAGGAAGGCCACACAGAAGGAATGTTGTACTGCATCAGAAGAAGACGTGGACCCTTATTGACCTACCTCCCGGTAAGAAGTTCATACGAAGGAAGTGGGTGTTTAATATTAAGAAAGGGGCAGAAGAGATAGTGCAGCGCAAGACTTTTCTCAACGCTATGGCGAAGATTATGATGAAGTCTTTGCGCCAACTGTGAGGTACAGCAGCGTAAGAATGCTTTTGAGCATTGCAGCCGCCAAGCAAATGGAAATTAGGCACATTGACATTGCAAGTGCCTTTCTGCAGGGTCAAATTTCAGAGGCAACCTAAAGGTTTTATGAAAGCACGAGGGACATTTAGTGAGCAAACTGCAAAAGGGACTTTATGGACTTTATGCTAGAGCCTGGAATCAGAAACTGCACAAAATGCTGATGCAGCTTGGGTACGAGGAAGGCCATGCCAACAAGTGCCTGTACAGCAAGTCAAGTAATGGACCATTTATTTTTCATACGTTTTAGCTTTTGTTGATGACTTGATTCTTGCCACAGCAAATGACAGACACTATGCccatgttaaataaaaaaaattccttcagtagcaccttaaagaccaactaagtttttattttggtatgagctttcgtgtgcatgcacactagctcataccaaaataaaaacttagttggtctttaaggtgctactgaaggaattttttttattttacttcgatccagaccaacacggctacctacctatgcCCATGTTGTGAAACACCTAAGCACAGAGGTTGAGGTCAAGGAACTGGGAAAGATCCAGTACTACCTCGGAATCCAAGTTGAAAGAGAAGAATATGGGTCAAAAGATTCATGACCTTATCCAGATTTTGCAAATGCAAGATGCACACCCAGTTGCAACACCCATGGCTACTGACTTCTTAAAGAATCAGCAGGATTTGAAAACATTACCTGACAACATAGAATGCAGGTCAGCAATTGGTAGACTTTTGTATCTTGTTACCACTTGTACACCTGATTTAGCTAATGCTGTGGGAATTcttagtgggaaggtaaatgccccCCCCTACCCGAACAGGATTATGCGGGTGTGAAAAGGGGGGTACAGTATTTGAAGGGCACAATGAATTGTAAATGGAAGTTGCCAGCTGTTAGTAATCCTGAAAAGCTTGCGGATATTGATGCAGATTGGGCCGGATGTACCACTGACTACAAATCAACAAGTGGATATGTATTTATGTTTGGGGAgggattcaataaataaataacaattgtaatgataaatacaCAGACTGTTGGGGGAgaaccccacccatttccatagCAATCTTCCCAATCCCTTAAATCCCACGGATTTAAGAGATCTGATATAGTGGgaataatggaaacctggtggaatggagagaaggagttgggcACAGGTATCTCTGGGTAGGAACCCTTTAGATGCTTCTCCCCAGAAAGacaggcatgtgggtgagactgtagttgccaagacagaagcctcaaagggcagaaataataaagtgggcttcctctttccccccatggTTGGACTccctataacagcccccagcgccccatgcaggagctgacctgggacttatggcagggcaaggactgagcttcaagggaggagacggtgggtggatcaggcctcctgttcagggatctctccctggtcaACTCGAAATCATGgcagattcctgggcaggagggagaagtcaaggcaggcagcccccaagtctctctctctctctctctctccccagctcctgccaatgctGGCTTCGATCCTCCCCCAGGCATGTCTATAGTGTGTTTTGGGGCCCCAATCTCTCTGTGTtctaaaaatggtcaacaactttggggtaaaattgtaaaaaatggtcaacaactttggtcggccctcatgtaTCTTCACTTCATtcaatctggccctctttgagaaAAGTTTGGGCCCCCCTGCTCTAGACAAGAGGGACCTACCAAGCCTTGCCTTGGTACCCGGGCGGAGCCAGGAGCGCCCCAGAGATGCCTGCCAGGGGGAACCCAGAACACGCAGAGGGGCACGGAATGGAGGCCTTGCTTCaagtcccagccctgcttgggggtgggggtcctcggggggggggcaggggagctgagCATCTCTTGACAGCTGAGCACCTCCTTGCGCTACAAAGGGGACcttgcaatgcaaaccctgcCGGTGCTCCCTCtgcaaaaagccccccccctgaacCCCCTTTGGAAAAGGCAGGAAGGctgatttcttggggggggggcttgcaatgAGAACCCTGCGAATGGAGGGTCCCTGATCTGCAGCCGGATTACATGGATCGGGGCCTGAATCAGCCCCTCCCCCGCTCGACTGAcccacagaaagaagggggagggggagggggaagtcccctactttcctttcattcccccccccgccccaaatcctgccctctcTTCCCCGCGCCCCcataatatatatagatatattttgcacctctttttcctcctcctctgcagacctgCTCCGCTTCCGGGAATGTGAATGGcggccccaccccctcccctcttggctccacccacccacccaacctccctgcctctctaggaagcggagctcactgacccttggggaggaatgagtgacgcctccctcccagaagacacaaattctcctccttccaaacaagctctgaatatcctgtttctttcctgatcatctcccaggttcgatccccggaggcggcagggaaatagaccccccctcccaaaaagtcctcctccttcatctcttttaatccattgctgggaaaaggggggaggggatccCGTCATTTCCCCGCCCATTTCCCAAAgtgggggaggcagggctgtGACGTAGGGTGTCCCCGTTACAACAGCCGTGCAGAGTAGACCGGAGTTGGGGTGCGCCTTTGGGACTTGGAAGAGCGACTTACGACAACCCTTAATGGTGTTATCCCTTGccattatatctatctatctatcatctatcaatcaatcaatcaatctcttcTATCCGCTTATTT
Above is a window of Zootoca vivipara chromosome 2, rZooViv1.1, whole genome shotgun sequence DNA encoding:
- the LOC132591781 gene encoding zinc finger protein 723-like — protein: MEKAARNLGRHFNANNEEAIKKTFKCMECGKRFSQSGILRNHQRTHTGEKPFKCLECGKSFTTIGNLKNHQRTHTGEKPFKCMECGKSFSQSGHLRNHQRTHTGEKPFKCMECGKRFSQSLGTRSLKGSPSLPSDHVQLQRWRGAFHPQGPEGAPALGQLVELEEVDP